The nucleotide window ACATGCTTTTTCTTTACTTTTTACATAGGTCTGCGACGCATGGTTATTTCCAACGAGAATAACGGCAAGACCTGGAGTAACACCCTGACTTTTAAGGTCTTCAACCTTTTTAGCTATTTCTACTCTTTTTTTTGCAGCGATTTCTTGTCCATTAATAATTTGTGCTGTCATTTTCACATCTCCCCCTATTCCAAGAAGCCCTAATTAATTAGTCAGTAAGAAGCTTTTGTTTCACCTTTGAAAGAACTCCGTTAATAAACTTACTTGACTGGTCATCCCCATATATTTTAGCAATCTCTATAGCCTCATCTAAAATGACATTTTCAGGAACTTCATTTCGGAAATATTTCAATTCATATGTAGCCATCCGTAATACATTTCGATCTACCGTTGCCAATCGATCAAGAGACCATTTTTCAAGGTACTGCATGATTAATTCATCAATTTCGTTTTTTTGTTCGATTACCCCTAAAACCAATTTCGAAAGATACTCGTCACCCGCTTCCCCTTCCAAAACATGTTCAATTGCATCCGAAGGTTCCGTGTTACTTACGTCAATTTGAAAAAGTGCCTGAAGCGCTTTTTCCCTTGCTGTTCTTCTCTTCATTATACCGTTAACTCCTTTAGATATATAAATAATTTTTGTCGATTTTTCATACAAGAACTATTAGTTACTTGTTTACACATAAAAAGATAATAGCATAACTAAAGGAGAATCGCACACAAAGGTGAATTTTTTATTTGCTAGGAATGTGAATAAATAAGAAAAACCAAAGGACTAATCCTTTGGTTCCACTTGTTATAGCTCTGATTCGATCACTGGCTCAATCTTTTGAGCTTCAAATTGAATACCGACAACGTGAATATTTACCTCTTCTGCATCTAAGGCCGTCATATTTAGCAGCGCCTGACGAATGTTATCTTGTATTTCACCAGCAACAGTTGGTATAGATATGCCGAACTTCATTAAACAATATACATCCACTTTTATTCCTGATTCAGTTAGTTCAACTTTTACACCTTTGCCATGGTTTTTCTTCCCTAGGCGTTCGACAACACCTGCGGCAAAATTACCTCGCATTCCTGCTACACCTTCTACCTCGGAAGCAGCAATGCCTGCAATAACTTCAATAACTTCAGGGGCAATTTCAATTTTCCCATGACCATTATTTCCTTGATCCATTTCTAAGACATTAAATTCACTCATTTAAAAACACCTCCAGCAATTAGATTGATTTCATCACATCATGCAATTCTAGGAATTTGGTATTGAAGTTGCCTTCGACAAATTTCTCATTTTCCAGCAGTTTTAAATGAAACGGAATCGTGGTATGGATACCTTCCACCACAAACTCGCTTAACGCACGTTTCATTCTGGATATTGCCTCTTCCCTACTGCTGCCGTATGTGATAACTTTCGCAATCATGGAATCGTAGTAAGGTGGAATTGTATATCCCGGATATGCTGCTGAATCAATCCGAACCCCTAACCCACCGGGCGGCAAATACATTTTGATTTTACCAGCTGAAGGTAGAAAGTTCTTCTCTGGATTCTCTGCATTGATCCGACATTCGATTGCCCAGCCAGTAAAAGTGACATCCTTTTGGGTAATCGTTAGTTTTTCACCGTTTGCCACTCGAATCTGTTCCTTAATAAGGTCGATTCCGGTGACCATTTCTGTTACGGGGTGCTCCACCTGAATCCTTGTGTTCATTTCCATAAAATAATATTTACGATTGCGATAGTCATAGATAAATTCTACCGTGCCAGCACCTGAATAATCAACTGCTTTTGCAGCTTTTACAGCTGCCTCGCCCATTTCTGCGCGAATTTCTCCATCTAAAGCCGGTGAAGGTGTTTCTTCTAGCAGCTTTTGAAGCCTTCGTTGAATAGAGCAATCTCTTTCACCCAAATGGATGGTGTTACCGTGAGTATCACCAAGCACTTGAATTTCAACATGGCGGAAATCCTCAATATACTTTTCTATGTATACACCGGGATTTCCAAAGGCCGTTAAGGCTTCTTGTTGGGTAATATTTATGCCTTTAATTAATTCTTGTTCATTCTTAGCAACACGAATTCCCTTACCGCCCCCGCCTGCTGTTGCTTTAATGATGACGGGATATTCAATCTTTTTGACAAGTTCAAGTGCTTCATCCATATCATTGATGATTCCGGTTGAACCAGGAACAATAGGAACACCCGCTTCACGCATCGTTTCTCTGGCGATATCCTTGGTGCCCATTTTGGTAATCGCTTCAGGGCTTGGGCCGACAAATATAATATTACACTCGCGGCAAAGCTCCGCGAAATCAGCATTCTCGGCTAGGAAACCATAGCCAGGATGAATAGCATCGCAGCCTGTCAGTTTTGCGACACTGATAATATTTGTGACGTTTAAGTAACTATCTTTTGATGATGTCGGTCCAATACAATAGGCTTCATCTGCCAATTGGACATGTAGTGCTTCACGATCCGCTTCGGAGTATACAGCAACAGATTCAATGCCCATTTCTCGGCAGGCTCGTATTATCCTAACAGCAATTTCTCCTCTGTTTGCAATTAACAGTTTTTTTATCATCCTGTTACCGCTCCTTATTCTGGCTTTACTAAAAATAATGGCTGTCCGTATTCAACTAATTGACCGTTTTTCACAAGGACTTCCACAACTTCCCCATTTACCTCTGCCTCAATCTCATTAAATAGTTTCATCGCCTCAACAATACAAACGATGGAATCCTTTGAGACCTTTGATCCGGCTTTAACATATAGGTCCGCATCCGGAGTTGGCGATGCATAGAAGGTACCTACCATTGGAGAGGTAATTT belongs to Neobacillus sp. OS1-2 and includes:
- a CDS encoding Asp23/Gls24 family envelope stress response protein, which gives rise to MSEFNVLEMDQGNNGHGKIEIAPEVIEVIAGIAASEVEGVAGMRGNFAAGVVERLGKKNHGKGVKVELTESGIKVDVYCLMKFGISIPTVAGEIQDNIRQALLNMTALDAEEVNIHVVGIQFEAQKIEPVIESEL
- the nusB gene encoding transcription antitermination factor NusB, translating into MKRRTAREKALQALFQIDVSNTEPSDAIEHVLEGEAGDEYLSKLVLGVIEQKNEIDELIMQYLEKWSLDRLATVDRNVLRMATYELKYFRNEVPENVILDEAIEIAKIYGDDQSSKFINGVLSKVKQKLLTD
- the accC gene encoding acetyl-CoA carboxylase biotin carboxylase subunit produces the protein MIKKLLIANRGEIAVRIIRACREMGIESVAVYSEADREALHVQLADEAYCIGPTSSKDSYLNVTNIISVAKLTGCDAIHPGYGFLAENADFAELCRECNIIFVGPSPEAITKMGTKDIARETMREAGVPIVPGSTGIINDMDEALELVKKIEYPVIIKATAGGGGKGIRVAKNEQELIKGINITQQEALTAFGNPGVYIEKYIEDFRHVEIQVLGDTHGNTIHLGERDCSIQRRLQKLLEETPSPALDGEIRAEMGEAAVKAAKAVDYSGAGTVEFIYDYRNRKYYFMEMNTRIQVEHPVTEMVTGIDLIKEQIRVANGEKLTITQKDVTFTGWAIECRINAENPEKNFLPSAGKIKMYLPPGGLGVRIDSAAYPGYTIPPYYDSMIAKVITYGSSREEAISRMKRALSEFVVEGIHTTIPFHLKLLENEKFVEGNFNTKFLELHDVMKSI